A single window of Fusobacterium sp. SYSU M8D902 DNA harbors:
- a CDS encoding type III pantothenate kinase: MLITVDIGNTHIVTGLFDEDGKLLLTFRVSTNDRLTEDEYFSYFRNISKFNGVEIKRVSGIIISSVVPNLITIFQFFGRKYFNIEPMIVNLEKKLPFSFAKNMNPTGFGADRIIDIVQALADYPDKNLIIIDLGTATTFDVLKKNVYIGGAILPGIEMSINALCGNTAKLPKVKFTTPECALGSDTISQIQSGIFYGYAGQVKHIIKKIKEEVGEECFVVATGGLGKLLSAEIDEIDVYEADLSIKGLHSIYLANKK, from the coding sequence ATGTTAATTACTGTTGATATTGGAAATACTCATATCGTTACTGGTCTATTTGATGAAGATGGAAAATTACTTCTAACTTTTAGAGTATCTACTAATGATAGACTTACTGAAGATGAATATTTTTCATATTTTAGAAACATTTCAAAATTTAATGGGGTAGAGATTAAAAGAGTGAGTGGAATTATCATCTCATCTGTTGTTCCTAATCTGATTACAATCTTTCAATTCTTTGGAAGAAAGTATTTCAATATAGAACCTATGATAGTTAATTTGGAGAAAAAACTTCCATTTTCTTTTGCTAAAAATATGAACCCTACAGGTTTTGGTGCAGATAGAATAATTGATATAGTTCAAGCTTTGGCTGATTATCCAGATAAAAATCTTATCATTATCGATTTAGGAACTGCTACTACCTTTGATGTTTTAAAGAAAAATGTATATATTGGTGGAGCTATTCTTCCAGGGATTGAGATGAGTATCAACGCCCTTTGTGGAAATACAGCTAAACTTCCTAAAGTTAAATTCACCACTCCAGAGTGTGCTTTAGGTTCTGATACAATTTCACAAATTCAATCAGGAATATTCTATGGTTATGCTGGGCAAGTAAAACATATTATCAAGAAAATTAAAGAGGAAGTAGGAGAGGAGTGCTTTGTTGTTGCAACAGGTGGTCTTGGAAAACTACTCTCTGCAGAGATTGATGAAATTGATGTATATGAAGCTGATTTGAGTATAAAAGGACTTCATTCTATATACCTTGCCAATAAAAAATAA
- a CDS encoding cold-shock protein yields the protein MLKGTVKWFNKDKGFGFISGEDGNDYFVHYSNINAKGFRSLEEGQAVSFEVTEGAKGPVASNVTVA from the coding sequence ATGCTAAAAGGAACTGTAAAATGGTTTAACAAAGACAAAGGATTCGGATTTATTTCTGGAGAAGATGGAAACGATTATTTCGTACACTACTCTAACATAAACGCTAAAGGATTCAGATCATTAGAAGAAGGACAAGCAGTATCATTTGAAGTAACTGAAGGAGCTAAAGGTCCAGTTGCTTCTAACGTAACAGTAGCTTAA